A stretch of the Lactuca sativa cultivar Salinas chromosome 9, Lsat_Salinas_v11, whole genome shotgun sequence genome encodes the following:
- the LOC111920543 gene encoding U-box domain-containing protein 43 isoform X2, with the protein MKSFLQQQFQDLKHFNLKEIKTITGNFDDKKFIGEGGFGKVYAGVLSDSEGQIRVAFKRLSSKCGQGNPEFLKEIFMLSRYIHDNLISLVGFCDEDGEKILVYEHASNGSLDCHLSSMSLTWTQRLKICLGAARGLCYLHDPKETQQRVLHRDIKSSNILLDENWNAKVSDMGLSKIGPAGQQQSFLATNVVGTFWYIDPMYMETSILTKESDVYSFGVVLFEVLCGSLCFERNVNNNHFQSLVRRWKKSYKEKKLDEIIFHNLKQGMNMRSLETFSQIAYQCLMKSRVQRPKMCHVVEKLEIALQFQQGITNPEEFKEMVKSLVYKEELEMLLSSGIIINEGNTWFSLNKNGKHCEMISAECFGASFVEPPHDYVPYYGKNKSRFEVCNRRGLFGNFTAHVTTQFLSPNIIYKVNLVFMNVLKRKDNLGIKYKSGSKTNYMVLFVAHEREDGWLTAELYQYFVNDTGNVDLEIEFHCPNAIEVEGIEFLPLEKHKLLDVDLQTDTDWGPKLPCDYEDIIKWSKNFMSNLSLGLRSESDSLQALMFIQQLCIKNLSSKHIIRNADLIPMIVEMLKSTSSEVRCRSLETLRVVVEDDNDNKEIMADGVRVRSIVKFLSDEHSQEREEAFSLLYELSKSEALCEKIGSVNGAILILVGMTDNKSENISIVEKADKILKNLEKNENNVRQMAENGRLQPFLTLLLQGSLEIKLRMASYLGELSNNTKVFVARSAGLSLINLMKTGDTQSREAALKALNQVSSCETSAKVLVEQGILSPLIQDLFSDLPMRLKEVSATILANIVTCDCDCFSITVGPNYQTLLSEDMLDSLLRLISNSGSSIIEYELVQVLIVITNSPVAVIPVVNAIKSSGATMVLLQLIEAPHKDLRMASIKLLHNLSLHISQELANCLYGSAGQLSSLFKVISENIANTEEKAAAIGIVANLPEQDRLTRKMLIEGDFEIVVCGTKMITQGKTRRIRFMALYLEGLVSVLSRITFVLSDVRKAISFCRQHELAALFSKLVQENWPDKVQMASALALESLSRQSKNLTKLPLNPPPKFHMSGLLRLSKKPVMSGMCRVHRGVCTQRDTFCLLEGECLARLVNLLHHKNEKVVKASLAALSTLLNDGVYIEEGVSVLREAEGIKPILNVLLENQNESLRGGAVWMVERLLRTKDIKYQVSGNPNVSTALLDAFQHGDYQTRQIAERALNHIAISCR; encoded by the exons ATGAAGTCCTTTTTGCAGCAGCAGTTTCAAGATCTTAAACACTTTAACTTGAAAGAGATAAAGACAATCACCGGAAACTTTGATGACAAGAAATTTATTGGAGAAGGTGGATTCGGGAAGGTATATGCAGGGGTACTCTCTGACTCTGAGGGGCAAATCAGGGTTGCTTTTAAGCGTCTGAGTAGCAAATGCGGGCAGGGAAACCCCGAGTTCTTGAAAGAAATATTCATGCTTTCCCGCTACATACATGATAATCTCATATCTCTTGTGGGATTTTGCGACGAGGATGGAGAAAAAATCCTTGTGTACGAGCATGCCAGTAATGGAAGCCTTGATTGTCATTTGAGTAGCATGAGTCTCACATGGACACAACGTCTCAAGATATGCCTCGGGGCTGCAAGGGGACTCTGCTACCTCCATGATCCTAAGGAGACACAACAAAGAGTCCTCCACAGAGATATTAAAAGTTCCAACATCCTATTAGACGAGAATTGGAATGCTAAAGTTTCGGACATGGGACTCTCGAAAATAGGACCTGCAGGTCAGCAGCAATCGTTTCTTGCAACTAATGTTGTTGGTACCTTTTGGTACATAGATCCGATGTATATGGAGACAAGTATCCTAACAAAAGAGTCCGATGTATACTCTTTTGGAGTCGTCTTGTTTGAAGTGTTGTGCGGGAGCCTATGCTTCGAACGTAACGTTAACAATAATCATTTTCAGAGTTTAGTTCGAAGGTGGAAAAAAAGCTATAAAGAGAAAAAGTTAGATGAGATTATCTTTCATAATCTGAAGCAAGGAATGAATATGAGATCATTGGAAACATTTTCACAAATCGCGTACCAATGTTTGATGAAATCTCGGGTACAACGGCCAAAGATGTGTCATGTTGTTGAAAAACTTGAGATTGCGCTTCAGTTTCAACAGGGGATTACTAATCCAGAGGAGTTTAAGGAGATGGTTAAGTCTCTGGTCTACAAAGAGGAACTTGAGATGCTTCTCTCCAGTGGAATCATCATTAATGAGGGCAACACG TGGTTCTCGTTAAATAAGAATGGGAAGCATTGTGAAATGATATCAGCAGAATGTTTTGGTGCTTCATTCGTTGAacctcctcatgattatgttccGTATTATGGTAAAAATAAATCAAG ATTTGAAGTGTGCAACCGAAGAGGTTTATTTGGAAATTTCACCGCACATGTGACGACACAATTTTTGTCACCAAATATCATATACAAAGTAAACCTTGTGTTTATGAATGTACTCAAAAGGAAGGACAATTTAGGCATCAAGTACAAGTCCGGTAGTAAGACAAACTATATGGTTTTGTTTGTAGCACATGAGAGAGAAGATGGATGGTTGACAGCTGAATTGTATCAGTACTTTGTCAACGATACTGGTAATGTTGACCTTGAAATTGAGTTCCATTGCCCAAATGCGATTGAAGTAGAAGGCATTGAGTTTCTGCCCCTTGAGAAA CATAAGTTACTGGATGTGGATTTGCAAACAGACACAGATTGGGGACCTAAATTGCCATGTGATTATGAAGACATAATCAAGTGGTCAAAAAATTTCATGTCTAATTTATCTCTGGGACTAAGGTCTGAAAGTGATAGTTTGCAGGCATTGATGTTTATTCAGCAACTTTGCATTAAAAATCTTTCAAGCAAGCACATTATTCGTAATGCTGATCTCATACCCATGATTGTTGAGATGTTGAAAAGCACCAGTAGTGAAGTCCGGTGTAGATCACTTGAAACACTTCGAGTTGTGGTAGAAGATGACAATGATAATAAG GAAATAATGGCTGATGGTGTTAGAGTGCGCTCGATTGTGAAGTTTTTGTCTGATGAACATTCCCAAGAAAGGGAAGAAGCTTTCTCGTTGCTCTATGAGCTCTCAAAATCAGAGGCTTTGTGTGAAAAAATTGGTTCTGTTAATGGTGCAATCCTTATTTTAGTTGGAATGACAGATAACAAATCAGAAAATATTTCAATTGTTGAGAAGGctgacaaaattttgaaaaatctagAGAAGAATGAGAACAACGTGAGGCAAATGGCTGAAAATGGAAGATTGCAACCCTTTTTGACACTTCTTCTTCAAG GTTCCCTTGAGATCAAATTACGTATGGCTTCATACCTCGGTGAGCTTAGCAACAATACGAAAGTTTTTGTAGCAAGAAGTGCAGGTTTGTCTCTAATCAACCTCATGAAAACCGGTGACACGCAATCAAGAGAAGCCGCCCTGAAAGCTTTAAATCAAGTCTCCTCTTGTGAAACAAGTGCAAAGGTTTTAGTTGAACAAGGCATACTTTCACCTCTTATCCAGGATCTTTTCTCGGACCTTCCTATGCGACTAAAAGAAGTATCCGCAACAATCCTCGCAAACATAGTAACCTGCGACTGTGATTGCTTTTCCATCACGGTGGGGCCCAACTACCAGACTTTGCTCTCGGAAGACATGCTTGACAGCTTACTCCGTTTGATCAGCAACAGCGGATCATCCATAATCGAGTATGAACTTGTACAAGTTCTCATCGTAATCACCAATTCCCCTGTCGCCGTGATTCCAGTCGTGAACGCCATCAAAAGCTCCGGTGCCACCATGGTTTTGTTACAGTTGATCGAAGCTCCACACAAAGACCTACGCATGGCTTCGATAAAACTTCTCCATAACCTCTCATTACACATAAGCCAAGAATTAGCTAATTGTCTGTACGGGTCAGCGGGTCAACTCAGTAGCCTATTTAAAGTAATATCAGAAAACATAGCCAACACCGAAGAGAAAGCAGCCGCCATTGGAATTGTAGCGAACCTTCCAGAACAAGATAGACTGACTCGCAAAATGCTGATTGAAGGCGATTTTGAGATCGTTGTTTGTGGAACAAAAATGATCACACAAGGAAAAACTAGAAGGATCCGTTTTATGGCTTTGTACCTCGAAGGACTTGTAAGTGTCCTATCGCGGATTACTTTTGTTTTATCCGATGTACGGAAAGCTATCTCATTTTGTCGTCAACATGAGCTCGCTGCTTTATTTTCCAAATTAGTCCAAGAAAACTGGCCCGACAAAGTTCAAATGGCCTCCGCTCTTGCTTTAGAATCTCTATCTCGCCAATCTAAAAACTTAACAAAATTACCTTTGAACCCACCACCAAAATTTCACATGTCGGGTTTGCTCCGTTTAAGTAAAAAACCGGTCATGTCAGGGATGTGTAGGGTCCACAGGGGGGTGTGCACACAACGAGATACATTTTGTTTGTTAGAAGGAGAATGTTTGGCAAGATTAGTGAATCTGTTACACCATAAGAATGAGAAGGTGGTTAAGGCATCATTGGCTGCACTGTCAACTTTGCTGAATGATGGGGTGTATATAGAAGAAGGGGTGAGTGTGTTGCGTGAGGCTGAAGGGATTAAGCCGATTCTTAATGTGTTGTTAGAGAATCAAAATGAGAGTCTAAGGGGAGGGGCGGTTTGGATGGTGGAGAGATTATTGAGGACAAAGGATATAAAGTATCAAGTGTCGGGAAACCCAAATGTTAGTACAGCGCTTCTGGATGCGTTTCAGCATGGTGATTATCAAACACGACAAATTGCGGAACGGGCGCTTAACCATATAG
- the LOC111920543 gene encoding U-box domain-containing protein 43 isoform X1 encodes MKSFLQQQFQDLKHFNLKEIKTITGNFDDKKFIGEGGFGKVYAGVLSDSEGQIRVAFKRLSSKCGQGNPEFLKEIFMLSRYIHDNLISLVGFCDEDGEKILVYEHASNGSLDCHLSSMSLTWTQRLKICLGAARGLCYLHDPKETQQRVLHRDIKSSNILLDENWNAKVSDMGLSKIGPAGQQQSFLATNVVGTFWYIDPMYMETSILTKESDVYSFGVVLFEVLCGSLCFERNVNNNHFQSLVRRWKKSYKEKKLDEIIFHNLKQGMNMRSLETFSQIAYQCLMKSRVQRPKMCHVVEKLEIALQFQQGITNPEEFKEMVKSLVYKEELEMLLSSGIIINEGNTWFSLNKNGKHCEMISAECFGASFVEPPHDYVPYYGKNKSRFEVCNRRGLFGNFTAHVTTQFLSPNIIYKVNLVFMNVLKRKDNLGIKYKSGSKTNYMVLFVAHEREDGWLTAELYQYFVNDTGNVDLEIEFHCPNAIEVEGIEFLPLEKHKLLDVDLQTDTDWGPKLPCDYEDIIKWSKNFMSNLSLGLRSESDSLQALMFIQQLCIKNLSSKHIIRNADLIPMIVEMLKSTSSEVRCRSLETLRVVVEDDNDNKEIMADGVRVRSIVKFLSDEHSQEREEAFSLLYELSKSEALCEKIGSVNGAILILVGMTDNKSENISIVEKADKILKNLEKNENNVRQMAENGRLQPFLTLLLQGSLEIKLRMASYLGELSNNTKVFVARSAGLSLINLMKTGDTQSREAALKALNQVSSCETSAKVLVEQGILSPLIQDLFSDLPMRLKEVSATILANIVTCDCDCFSITVGPNYQTLLSEDMLDSLLRLISNSGSSIIEYELVQVLIVITNSPVAVIPVVNAIKSSGATMVLLQLIEAPHKDLRMASIKLLHNLSLHISQELANCLYGSAGQLSSLFKVISENIANTEEKAAAIGIVANLPEQDRLTRKMLIEGDFEIVVCGTKMITQGKTRRIRFMALYLEGLVSVLSRITFVLSDVRKAISFCRQHELAALFSKLVQENWPDKVQMASALALESLSRQSKNLTKLPLNPPPKFHMSGLLRLSKKPVMSGMCRVHRGVCTQRDTFCLLEGECLARLVNLLHHKNEKVVKASLAALSTLLNDGVYIEEGVSVLREAEGIKPILNVLLENQNESLRGGAVWMVERLLRTKDIKYQVSGNPNVSTALLDAFQHGDYQTRQIAERALNHIGKIPNFYGIYPNMG; translated from the exons ATGAAGTCCTTTTTGCAGCAGCAGTTTCAAGATCTTAAACACTTTAACTTGAAAGAGATAAAGACAATCACCGGAAACTTTGATGACAAGAAATTTATTGGAGAAGGTGGATTCGGGAAGGTATATGCAGGGGTACTCTCTGACTCTGAGGGGCAAATCAGGGTTGCTTTTAAGCGTCTGAGTAGCAAATGCGGGCAGGGAAACCCCGAGTTCTTGAAAGAAATATTCATGCTTTCCCGCTACATACATGATAATCTCATATCTCTTGTGGGATTTTGCGACGAGGATGGAGAAAAAATCCTTGTGTACGAGCATGCCAGTAATGGAAGCCTTGATTGTCATTTGAGTAGCATGAGTCTCACATGGACACAACGTCTCAAGATATGCCTCGGGGCTGCAAGGGGACTCTGCTACCTCCATGATCCTAAGGAGACACAACAAAGAGTCCTCCACAGAGATATTAAAAGTTCCAACATCCTATTAGACGAGAATTGGAATGCTAAAGTTTCGGACATGGGACTCTCGAAAATAGGACCTGCAGGTCAGCAGCAATCGTTTCTTGCAACTAATGTTGTTGGTACCTTTTGGTACATAGATCCGATGTATATGGAGACAAGTATCCTAACAAAAGAGTCCGATGTATACTCTTTTGGAGTCGTCTTGTTTGAAGTGTTGTGCGGGAGCCTATGCTTCGAACGTAACGTTAACAATAATCATTTTCAGAGTTTAGTTCGAAGGTGGAAAAAAAGCTATAAAGAGAAAAAGTTAGATGAGATTATCTTTCATAATCTGAAGCAAGGAATGAATATGAGATCATTGGAAACATTTTCACAAATCGCGTACCAATGTTTGATGAAATCTCGGGTACAACGGCCAAAGATGTGTCATGTTGTTGAAAAACTTGAGATTGCGCTTCAGTTTCAACAGGGGATTACTAATCCAGAGGAGTTTAAGGAGATGGTTAAGTCTCTGGTCTACAAAGAGGAACTTGAGATGCTTCTCTCCAGTGGAATCATCATTAATGAGGGCAACACG TGGTTCTCGTTAAATAAGAATGGGAAGCATTGTGAAATGATATCAGCAGAATGTTTTGGTGCTTCATTCGTTGAacctcctcatgattatgttccGTATTATGGTAAAAATAAATCAAG ATTTGAAGTGTGCAACCGAAGAGGTTTATTTGGAAATTTCACCGCACATGTGACGACACAATTTTTGTCACCAAATATCATATACAAAGTAAACCTTGTGTTTATGAATGTACTCAAAAGGAAGGACAATTTAGGCATCAAGTACAAGTCCGGTAGTAAGACAAACTATATGGTTTTGTTTGTAGCACATGAGAGAGAAGATGGATGGTTGACAGCTGAATTGTATCAGTACTTTGTCAACGATACTGGTAATGTTGACCTTGAAATTGAGTTCCATTGCCCAAATGCGATTGAAGTAGAAGGCATTGAGTTTCTGCCCCTTGAGAAA CATAAGTTACTGGATGTGGATTTGCAAACAGACACAGATTGGGGACCTAAATTGCCATGTGATTATGAAGACATAATCAAGTGGTCAAAAAATTTCATGTCTAATTTATCTCTGGGACTAAGGTCTGAAAGTGATAGTTTGCAGGCATTGATGTTTATTCAGCAACTTTGCATTAAAAATCTTTCAAGCAAGCACATTATTCGTAATGCTGATCTCATACCCATGATTGTTGAGATGTTGAAAAGCACCAGTAGTGAAGTCCGGTGTAGATCACTTGAAACACTTCGAGTTGTGGTAGAAGATGACAATGATAATAAG GAAATAATGGCTGATGGTGTTAGAGTGCGCTCGATTGTGAAGTTTTTGTCTGATGAACATTCCCAAGAAAGGGAAGAAGCTTTCTCGTTGCTCTATGAGCTCTCAAAATCAGAGGCTTTGTGTGAAAAAATTGGTTCTGTTAATGGTGCAATCCTTATTTTAGTTGGAATGACAGATAACAAATCAGAAAATATTTCAATTGTTGAGAAGGctgacaaaattttgaaaaatctagAGAAGAATGAGAACAACGTGAGGCAAATGGCTGAAAATGGAAGATTGCAACCCTTTTTGACACTTCTTCTTCAAG GTTCCCTTGAGATCAAATTACGTATGGCTTCATACCTCGGTGAGCTTAGCAACAATACGAAAGTTTTTGTAGCAAGAAGTGCAGGTTTGTCTCTAATCAACCTCATGAAAACCGGTGACACGCAATCAAGAGAAGCCGCCCTGAAAGCTTTAAATCAAGTCTCCTCTTGTGAAACAAGTGCAAAGGTTTTAGTTGAACAAGGCATACTTTCACCTCTTATCCAGGATCTTTTCTCGGACCTTCCTATGCGACTAAAAGAAGTATCCGCAACAATCCTCGCAAACATAGTAACCTGCGACTGTGATTGCTTTTCCATCACGGTGGGGCCCAACTACCAGACTTTGCTCTCGGAAGACATGCTTGACAGCTTACTCCGTTTGATCAGCAACAGCGGATCATCCATAATCGAGTATGAACTTGTACAAGTTCTCATCGTAATCACCAATTCCCCTGTCGCCGTGATTCCAGTCGTGAACGCCATCAAAAGCTCCGGTGCCACCATGGTTTTGTTACAGTTGATCGAAGCTCCACACAAAGACCTACGCATGGCTTCGATAAAACTTCTCCATAACCTCTCATTACACATAAGCCAAGAATTAGCTAATTGTCTGTACGGGTCAGCGGGTCAACTCAGTAGCCTATTTAAAGTAATATCAGAAAACATAGCCAACACCGAAGAGAAAGCAGCCGCCATTGGAATTGTAGCGAACCTTCCAGAACAAGATAGACTGACTCGCAAAATGCTGATTGAAGGCGATTTTGAGATCGTTGTTTGTGGAACAAAAATGATCACACAAGGAAAAACTAGAAGGATCCGTTTTATGGCTTTGTACCTCGAAGGACTTGTAAGTGTCCTATCGCGGATTACTTTTGTTTTATCCGATGTACGGAAAGCTATCTCATTTTGTCGTCAACATGAGCTCGCTGCTTTATTTTCCAAATTAGTCCAAGAAAACTGGCCCGACAAAGTTCAAATGGCCTCCGCTCTTGCTTTAGAATCTCTATCTCGCCAATCTAAAAACTTAACAAAATTACCTTTGAACCCACCACCAAAATTTCACATGTCGGGTTTGCTCCGTTTAAGTAAAAAACCGGTCATGTCAGGGATGTGTAGGGTCCACAGGGGGGTGTGCACACAACGAGATACATTTTGTTTGTTAGAAGGAGAATGTTTGGCAAGATTAGTGAATCTGTTACACCATAAGAATGAGAAGGTGGTTAAGGCATCATTGGCTGCACTGTCAACTTTGCTGAATGATGGGGTGTATATAGAAGAAGGGGTGAGTGTGTTGCGTGAGGCTGAAGGGATTAAGCCGATTCTTAATGTGTTGTTAGAGAATCAAAATGAGAGTCTAAGGGGAGGGGCGGTTTGGATGGTGGAGAGATTATTGAGGACAAAGGATATAAAGTATCAAGTGTCGGGAAACCCAAATGTTAGTACAGCGCTTCTGGATGCGTTTCAGCATGGTGATTATCAAACACGACAAATTGCGGAACGGGCGCTTAACCATATAGGTAAGATACCCAACTTTTATGGGATCTATCCAAACATGGGTTAG